The Candidatus Jidaibacter acanthamoeba genome has a window encoding:
- the ruvC gene encoding crossover junction endodeoxyribonuclease RuvC: MKTKIIGLDPGLNCTGWGIIEIWGSNLGYIASGVIKTKSTNYLSSRLASIFVTLNDILEEFAPNAAAIEETYVNSNFGSSLKLAHARAAAMLSLETKGLPPASYQAKQVKKAVVGYGGADKLQMIRMINLLLPTAKLQKADAADAIAIAICHSSYHNFKAL; the protein is encoded by the coding sequence ATGAAGACTAAAATAATCGGGCTTGACCCGGGCTTGAATTGTACGGGTTGGGGAATAATTGAAATATGGGGTAGTAATTTAGGCTATATTGCTTCGGGGGTAATTAAAACTAAGAGCACCAATTACCTTTCTTCCCGGCTGGCTTCAATATTTGTGACTTTAAATGATATATTGGAGGAATTTGCTCCTAATGCCGCGGCGATTGAAGAAACTTATGTGAATTCGAATTTCGGGTCGTCATTAAAACTTGCTCATGCAAGGGCAGCTGCTATGCTAAGTTTAGAAACAAAAGGGCTCCCTCCGGCATCTTATCAGGCAAAGCAAGTGAAAAAAGCAGTAGTAGGATACGGCGGAGCTGATAAATTACAAATGATCAGAATGATTAACTTACTCCTTCCTACTGCAAAACTACAAAAAGCCGATGCTGCCGATGCAATTGCAATTGCGATTTGCCATTCAAGTTATCACAATTTTAAAGCGTTATAA
- a CDS encoding AI-2E family transporter, with the protein MLKDKTFLIGLGVLVLLYLSYLIKGIMLPFVMALVFAYLLDPFVRKLRYFKISRTMGTIFVTLVFFIIVGFILMMIVPMMYNQIYKLTDFLLKYKSSLNNQIVPTLIYKIKGIPPEYTSRIEQGLSDASGYIVTFTTNLLKEIFHSGAAAVNTISLTLLTPIITFYVLRDWEKIPRTVKTFVPKRFYNSANRLFKELDITLSGYLRGQTYVCLILGCYYATALSIMGLESGLSLGILTGMFSFIPFVGILFGTTLAVITAALQFQSLSHVIGVIAIFVSGQIMEGSFITPKLIGDKVGLHPVWIIFGLLALGALFGFIGVLVAVPLTAIVGVVIRFAITKYKQSKFYNSLL; encoded by the coding sequence ATGCTAAAAGACAAGACTTTTCTGATCGGCTTAGGTGTTTTAGTGTTACTATACCTATCTTATTTAATAAAAGGCATAATGCTGCCTTTTGTTATGGCTTTAGTTTTTGCATATCTACTGGACCCGTTTGTGAGAAAATTGAGATATTTTAAAATTTCAAGAACTATGGGAACTATATTTGTGACTTTGGTTTTCTTTATCATAGTCGGCTTCATTTTAATGATGATAGTACCTATGATGTATAACCAAATTTATAAACTCACAGATTTTTTACTAAAATATAAAAGCTCATTAAATAACCAAATAGTACCTACACTAATTTATAAAATAAAAGGAATCCCTCCCGAATATACGAGTAGAATAGAACAAGGGTTAAGCGATGCGTCAGGGTATATAGTCACCTTTACTACTAACCTGTTAAAAGAAATTTTTCATTCGGGCGCTGCGGCAGTAAATACCATTTCTTTAACATTACTTACCCCGATTATAACCTTTTATGTGCTAAGAGATTGGGAAAAAATTCCGCGCACGGTTAAAACTTTTGTTCCTAAACGTTTTTATAATTCGGCTAACCGACTATTTAAAGAACTTGATATAACTCTTTCAGGATACTTGAGGGGGCAAACTTACGTATGCCTAATTTTGGGGTGTTACTACGCAACCGCATTAAGTATAATGGGGCTTGAATCAGGGCTATCGCTTGGTATTTTAACCGGTATGTTCAGTTTTATACCTTTTGTAGGGATATTATTCGGAACAACCCTTGCAGTTATTACTGCGGCCTTGCAATTTCAAAGTTTAAGCCATGTGATCGGGGTAATTGCAATATTCGTCTCAGGGCAAATTATGGAAGGTAGTTTTATTACTCCAAAATTAATAGGTGATAAAGTCGGGCTCCACCCGGTTTGGATTATTTTCGGCCTTCTTGCACTGGGAGCATTATTCGGATTTATTGGAGTTCTTGTCGCTGTACCCTTGACTGCAATTGTAGGAGTAGTTATAAGATTTGCAATTACAAAATATAAACAAAGTAAATTTTATAATAGTTTATTATAA